CTTGAAGAGGGTGGCTACAGTTGCGTGGAAAAAACCCACGAACACCACAGTGGTATTTCAAAGATGAAATGCGAAGATAACACTTCAGTCCTCTCACATGGTTCAGTGGTCATTGCATCAATTACTTCCTGCACCAATACCTCAAACCCTGCGGTTCTTATGGGTGCAGGTTTGGTGGCAAAAAAAGCTGTTGAGCGTGGATTAAAAGTCAAACCGTTTGTGAAAACAAGTCTCGGACCGGGTTCACGCGTGGTAACCGATTACCTGGAAGCTGCAGGTCTGATGCCATACCTCGAAGCACTGGGCTTCCACCTTGTAGGTTATGGCTGTCTTACATGTATCGGAAACAGTGGCCCACTTCATGAATCCATCTCAAAACAGATTGAAGATAAGGAATTGACGGCTGCAGCTGTTCTTAGCGGAAACAGGAATTTCGAAGGCAGGATAAGCCCTCATGTCAAGGCAAACTATCTCGCATCCCCAATGTTGGTTGTTGCTTTTGCTCTTGCAGGTAACGTTGACGTTGATCTGACTTCCGAGCCAATTGGATGTGATCCAAACGGACAGCCAGTGTATCTCGAGGAAATCTGGCCAACAAATGATGAGATTGAACAATACATCGCTGATTATGTGAAACCGGAAATGTTTGAAGCGGAGTATTCCAATGTATTCGAGGGAACCGAACTCTGGAGGGAACTCGATGCTCCAAAGGGTCTGCTTTATGACTGGGATGCAGATTCCACATACATTCAGGAGCCACCATTCTTCCAGGATTTCCCGCTGGATATCGGGAATATGGGAGATATTAAGGATGCCCGTGCACTTGTATTCGTTGCTGATAGTATCACAACAGATCACATCTCTCCTGCAGGTGCGATTCCACCGGAATATCCGGCAGGTAAATACCTGATTTCAAAGGGTGTTCTCAAAGAGAATTTCAATTCATACGGTTCCAGAAGAGGAAACCACGAAGTTATGATGCGTGGGACTTTCGGTAACGTTCGCCTCAAAAACAAACTTGTTCCGGGTAAGGAAGGCACTTGGACCATTTACTTGCCAGATGGTGAGGAAATGGCAATCTACGACGCATCCATGAAGTACATTGAAAACGATATTCCACTGATAGTTGTTGCAGGTAAGGAATACGGTACAGGCAGTTCACGTGACTGGGCTGCTAAAGGAACCCAACTCCTGGGTGTTAAAGCTGTAATTGCTGAATCCTATGAGAGAATCCACCGCAGTAACCTTGTGGGTATGGGTGTTCTCCCATTGCAGTTTAAGGAAGGCGAAAGTGCAGAAACCCTTGACCTGAATGGCAATGAGACTTTCAGTATTCTTGGCATTCCAAACATGCAGCCAGGTGGGGAATTGCAGGTTGTGGCAAAAGCTGCAGACGGTAACGAGAAAACTTTCAATGCAATTGTAAGACTTAATTCCAACATCGAAGTTGAATACTGCAGGAACGGTGGCATTCTGCACAAGTTCCTGAGGGATAAAGCGAAAGGGGAGTAACTTCCCTTTTCCAGATTCTTTTTTTTCTTTTTCCCTGCCGAAAATTCTTAAATCCTCTTGACTTCATAGTTTATTCAATGCCCTCTAACAAGGAATTGGTTACAATTCTCCAATCCCGGCTGGAATCAGTCGCGAAAATCAAGACAAAGGACTGGTGGGAAAAGTACCTGAAATATACCATTGAGTTTCGGGGTGTAAATCTCGCTGTAATCCGGGATGAACTCAAAGTCTGGTATACTGAACAGGGAATCGATAATCTTTCGTTAGATGATCAGTTGGATCTTGCCCTGTCCTTTTTTGAAGAAGAGTATGCAGAGGATAAGCTTGCAGGTGTGCTTTTCCTGCAGCTTTACCTCTATGATAGGTTTGAATGGAAGCTCCTGTTTCCAAGGTTTGAGGGGCTTTTTGAGAATAATTACATTTTTGACTGGAATGTCAACGACTGGTTTTGTGTCCGGGTTCTAGGTCCTATAATAGAGAAAAATGGAATGGAATGTGCAAAAGCAATTTCCGGATGGCATAGTTCTGGAAATGTATGGCAGGCAAGATGTTCTCTTGTGGCTTTTGCAAATCTGACCGGCAACGAAGAGTTTCGGACAATGCTTCTGGAATCATGTTCTATCCTGATTCAAAGGGAAGAGAGGTTTGCAAAAAAAGCGGTTGGGTGGATTATGAGGGAACTAGCCAAATCCGATGAAAAAGTTGTTGTTGGTTTCATTCAGGAAAATGGAAGCTTTTTTTCACGGGAAAGCCTTGAAAATGCAATAAAGTATTTCGATAAGGAAGAAAAGAAATACCTTCGTAAGTTCCGTTCATCCTGAGACTCTTATCAGGAAAGTCAATATATGAAGATACTACAATAAATTGTTTCAGTAAGCTGGCCTGCCGTGATTCAAAATAGTTATTAAGATTGCAGAGTATTATTTACATACCTATTTAGGAAGGGGTCGATATGAAGAAAACAATATTGATGTTAGCAATAGTCTTAGTTGCTTTCCTTGCAATCGGATGTACGCAAGATGGTGGGGAAACACCGGTAGTTGAAGAAGAAGCTCCGGCTGAAGAGACGCCTGAAGATGCTACGGAAGAATTGCCGGTTGATGATACTGAAACCACAGAGGATGAAGAAGAGCCTGCTGGTGTGGTTGTTGAAGTGGCAATAGAAGACTTTAAATTCGTACCTGAGTCCGTCACAATTACAACCGGGGACACTGTGATGTGGACAAACTTTGATTCTGCTCCACATACGGCAACAGGTAATGAAGGTGAATTTGATTCAGGTACTCTCCAAACAGATGAATCATTCAGTTTCACATTCGAGGAAGCTGGTTCATTTGACTATATTTGCACCATTCATCCGAGCATGGAAGGTGTAGTGATAGTAGAATAAGATCAGATTTTTGTTTAATCAAGGGCTGATATTTCCAGCCCCTGAACTCATTTTATACATGTTCAATATTTGTTCTATCTGAAATTTCGGAGTTTACAGTGCAGAGGTCTTCAGAGCTCAGCATGTGGACATCGTCGTTTCCTGTAAGCCTTGCAAAATCTTTCAGTTCATTGGTTGAAACCCGGAGGAAATTTTCCAGCTTTTTGGCAGAAAACGGAACCTTCAAACGCTTGCGCAATTCCGGATCCTGAGTAGCTACTCCTACCGGACATTTTCCTGTATCACAAAGCCTGTACTGCTGGCAGGCACATGCCATCAAAGCAGCGGTACCAATTGCAATTGCATCAGCGCCCATTGCCAGTGCCTTGGCAAAATCGGATGAAACCCTCAATCCTCCCGTTATTATCAGGGATATATCCTTGATATGATGTTCGTCAAGGTATTTCCTTGCCCTGTACAGCGCAAAAATGGTTGGTACTGAAGCAGTTTGTTTGACAAATTTATTGGAAGCTCCGGTTCCTCCACCTCTTCCGTCAATTGTAATAAAATCAGGATTTGCAAAAGTCGCTACCTCCATGTCGGCTTCGATGCTTCCGGCAGCGATCTTAATTCCTATTGGTTTACCTCCGGACATCTCCCTTAAGGATTCAACTTTTTTCCTGAGATCAAACTTGTTATTTATATCATCAAATCTTGCAGGACTGATTATGTCCACGCCTTCAGGGAATCCGCGGGATTTCCCGATTTCAGCAGTCACTTTTTCAGCAGGCAGATGACCTCCCATGCCCGGTTTTGTTGATTGCCCTATCTTAATTTCAATGGCATCAACAGCCTGCAGTGTCTCTTCATTCACATTATACTTGTTGGGGACGTATTCAAAAATGTATTTGTATGAACGCTCAAAGGATTCTTTCAATATTCCCCCTTCTCCGGAGCACATTGCTGTCTGCATTGCAGCACTTCCACTTGCAAGTGCCATTTTAACTTCTTTTGAAAGGGCACCAAATGACATGTGGGTAATGAAAACAGGAGTCTCGATAACAAGGGGATATTTTGCTTTTGGGCCGATAACAGTTTTGACACTGACCTCTTCATCAGGATTCAGAGGCATTTTCGCCAGCTGTGCACCTTTTACAAGAATCTCATCCCATGACAGAATGGGTAATTTGGTTCGCATGGGTTCATAAAGTGATTCACCGGTGACGGAAATCAGGTGAATATCACCCATGTGTGTTTCCAGGGCATCAGTCTCACGTCGCCATTCGCCAAGGTATCCACCTAATTCTTTTTTGGAGACCGTAAGCATAACTGAAAGCTTCTTGCCTTCCTTTGCGTCGTAAAGCATCGCTTCGGTTGGCTCAATGATAGTCTCTTCTTTTTCAATAACCGGTTTTAAGTGCGAACGTTTTGCCTTACAGATCGGGCACTCCCATTCCTCGGGGAAATCCTCGGGACTGGTTCCGGGTTTGATGTCAGTAAGAGAGTTTCCTCTTGTGTCATCATATTCAAAAGTCTGGCAAACATCACATCGGTATCTTGTCATGTAGTCCCCTCGTGTTAGAAAAAAATAATCATGGATGCAGTTTTACATCCCAAGCTGCTCTTTTTCTGAACCGCGTGTACAGAAATAAACGTTTTTAAGCCTCAATTCTTCGGTAACAGGGCAACCACCGCAAATACATCCACTTTCATCAGTTATGCAGTTGCTTTTACCGATTGCCGGTAAACAGTACCCGCCTTTCTCATCACATTCCACCCATGAAGGACAACTGGAACAAATGCACATGGATAGCACCATTTCCTCCTTTTGTTCCATTTCTTCAGGACTCATTACCATTTTTATATCCTCTATAAAATTTATTGGCTCGCTCGTAAGAATATCAACTCTAATAAGACGCGCTAATATGCCGATCGACCTAAATAATGTAAGTAAATAAAGAACTGTATTCTACAGTTTCCATTACGGTTTTTGTTTAATGCTATAAACAATTAATGGAAGTAATCCTGTATTTATTGGTAGTATCAAGTTAGTTACCAAATCATTCATTTTGGTTGACTGGAATTTACACCACACGCTTATTTATGGTTGCGGTGTTTTTTTCAATCAACTTTCATATTTATAGTTGCTAAAACTTCGTTTTTAATTACGGTGTTTCAGGTTTGGCATCATTTAATTAATAGATACAATTAAATAAACGTGTCAATATATTTAGGAAGGGTGTTTTTATGATCTTTAACGCTAATAAAAAATTATTACTTATCTTTATCTTGATTATAGCTTTATGTTCTTCCATTGCTTCGGCAGAATCTTCGACATTCGAACCTTATAGTGTCGCAGTTTATGATAAAATAATCGACAGTGAGGTTTCGGGCATAGAAATATTTCATAATTCTATGAGCAATGATGGCAATGTGATATATTTTAATGGAATTGAAGTGGCAACTGATGAAATGATTGTGGGTCGCATTAATTCGGATGGATCAGGACTTGAAACATATCCTGCTCCTTTTGGTTCTGCAATGAATATTGTTACAAATGGTGATGGTTCGATCGCTTATTTTAACAGCCTTAATGCCGTCCACAAAATAGAAGATGGAAGTATAGATGTTGTTGTAGAATTTGATGATGAGTTTTATGTTTGGATGCTTCAGACAAATGACAAAGGCGACTATGTGTACATAACCATTGAAAGCATAGGGAATATATGGAAAATAAACTCTGATGCAACTCATGATGTCTCTGTGGTTGACAAAGATGATGTCGAAGTGGATGATAAAAACGTTTCTAAAATTCTTGATTTCCGCGTCGCTGATGACGGAATAAAAACCAGTTTCATTCCTCATGGATATAGGGAAGGCGTAAATGTCAATGGATATTGGGAAGGCGGAGATACGCACGAATTAACTGAAGTGTTCTATTCTGAATATGGTAATTCAAACCAAATGACATTTGATGATGAAGAAGATGATGGAATTACAAAATTCCTTTTTGATATGAGTGGGAATGGTGCTGTAGTTCTATATGGTGTTGAAGAAGACACTTATATTGTCAAACCGGGAACTAAATTTGTTACAAAACTTGGGTCATTTACAGGTTGGGGGCACCTGAACTATGACGGTTCTATTATGTTTACTTCAGATGATAGCGATGGGGTACTTGTAAGCACACTTGATAAACAGCTTTTCCCTCTTTCACTTGGGGACCACCTTGAAGAAGATGTTGGGAGTATGGATGGAACTCTGATCAATAACGATGGGGATATTGTTTCCTTCATTGTAATGGCAGACGACTATTCCTCAACATCACTCTACGTCGGCCATTTCTACAGTAGCGCTGATGATGTCCCGGCAGCATCTCCAAATGCTCTTTATTCTGCAACGATTGCATACTCAGGTGAGCTTCCAGAGCCAGTCCTGATTTCTGAAGAAGTGGATGCTCTTGTCTTCGAGTCCCGTAGCAAACCAGCAGGGAGCAGTGTACAGATTCCGATTACACTATATGGGAATGAGGAGCCTGTCGGAAACATGGATCTTGCATTAAGCTATGATCCAGAAGTTCTCGAATGTGTGGAACTTATTAAAGGCGGTTTGACTGAGAACTCCATTTTTGAATATAATATAATGGACGAAACTATCAAAGCAAGTCTTATTGATATGGATGGTTTCAGTGGTGATGGCTCTGTCTGCTATGTAAAGTTTAATGTTATTGGTTCTGCGGGTGATACTTCCCCACTAAGAATCGATAATCTTGCAATCAATAGTGCTTCTGATCTCTCAGTTATCGACATGGAGGCTACTAATGGTGTCTTTACCGTTCTTTCAAGTGATGAAGGGAAGGGTGATGCAGAAGGAGATGGTGGTGAATATTCCGCATATGATGCATTATATGCGTTATTGATGTCTGTTGACAAGATTGATGCACATGAATCTATGGATATAAATGATGATGGGATTGTATCTTCTATTGATGCAAGACTCATACTAAAATTAGCTTCTGAAGACAAATCAGTTGAATAATAAAAGGTGATATGATGATCAAAAAAATAATTTTATTAGTAGCTTTTATTTGCTTGACAGCAACAACAGTTTCTGCAGCTGTCGTTCCGGTAACCGTCTATACTGCTGATATGGAAGCGTCAAGCGGTGGTACCGTTGAAGTGCCAGTTTATTTTTCAGGTGCAGATGAAGTTGGAAGTATGGACCTTGTCCTGAACTATGACAGTGGGGTTCTTCAGGCAACAGGTGCTTCAACTTCCGATATTGGCAACAATGCATTCGTCGAGTCTAACATTGCAATTCCGGGAAAGATCACTTTAGCAATGGCTGATTCTTCCGGTATTTCCGGTGATGGAGAAGTTTTATTGATATCATTCACAGTTCTCGGAGATGTTGGTTCATCAACAACTGTTAGCATTGAGAGTGTTGAGCTTCACAACGTTGAGCTTGTAGAAGTTATGACCGAGACTGAAAATGGTATTGTAACCGTTGCAGATGCTGCATCTGGTTCAGAAAGTGCCGGATACGGTGGAATGATGCTGATAAGTCTGGGTGTATTTTGTCTTTGTGCTTTTTTAATGAAGAGAAAGAACTGATAGTAAGCTAAGGAGTGTTATAGAATGAAGAAGATTATTGCACTTTCATTCATGTTATTAATGCTACTTGCCGCTCCTGTACAGGCTGACTTGTATTATGATATGGGTCAGAAGGTTAGCATATACAATGCAAATGTTGATTTGGTTCCCGATCTTGTCAAAGATCTTCTGGGCAACGAAGAGATCTATGGAATCATCGAAATGGAAGATGAAAGCATACTTGAAGTCAAAACTGTGACTTCTAATGGTGTGGTTGTTGAGTTCACCAAGGTCTCTATTGAGATTGAGGCAGGAAAAGGTGATCATAATTCCGATGGCAAATTAACTGCATTAGATGCGCTTTCTGCCATAAAGATGTCTGTTGGCAAGATTCCTGAAGATCTTACACTTGATGTTGACAACAGTGGCTCTGTAACCTCCATGGATGCAAGATCAATTCTCCAGTCTTCAGTGGGTCTGAGCTCAGAAGTAAATCCGACAATATTGCTAAAAACAGATGAAGAAACGTTAAGAAGTCTGATGATGTCTTCAACGCCTTCTAATGATTTCTTAGATGCATACAACAGCGGTGCTATCGAGATAGAGCCTGTAGGTTTTGGGAACAAAGTTAAGTTCAGCATAGGCAAAATTGTCTTGAAAATAACTGATGCATTAGGACTGGTCTAATCGACTGGTCCATTTTTTTGTTTTTCTTAATTTTATCTACTTTCTTAGGCTTGTGCCTTTGATTCGTGTTGAAACAATAGCTATTTGCAGAATAAAAAGTTTTTTTGTCAGTGCCAATAAGAACACAAATTGCCATATGTATGCATAATTTTTATTATGGGGTATTCGATTCACAGAGGTAAGCAAACCCGAAAATTGTTTCATAGGTAGAACCCATAGTAATAATTGGAAGGTTTGGAGTCTGGTCATTGGTAGTATTTCTTTGGTGAAAATATGGGAGTATACAAAACCATTAAAAACCCTGAAATTCGAATTCAAAAATCCAAAAGCGTTTGTCCGGTCTGCCTTCAAACAATTGATTGCAACATCATCTCCCGCAATGGAAAAGTTTTTCTACAGAAAACATGTGCCGAACATGGTGATTTTGAGACAATCTTATTTTCAGATTCAGATTCTTACATAAAAGCCATCAAAGAAAACGTTCCGGGAACAAAACCCAAATTTATCCAGACAAAGGTTTCCAAAGGATGTCCGAATGATTGCGGTTTTTGTGATGAGCATCAACAACATACGTGTGTAGGGATTATCGAAATAACTGATGTCTGTAACCTTCATTGTCCAGTTTGTTTTGCAGCTTCAGAAAGCAGTTTCAGTTTGCCTCTTGTCAAAGTAAAAGAAATGATAGATATCTTTGTTGAAAGAGAGGACAATCCGGAAGTACTCCAGATTAGTGGTGGTGAACCCACTTTGCATCCGGATATTCTTGAAATCCTTGAATATGCCGGGAAGAAAGGCATTCTTTATCCTGTGTTGAACACAAATGGAATAAAGCTTGCAGATCCACAATTTGCTAAACAGGTTGCTTCTACCGTTCCAGAAGACAGGTCTTCTGTGGGTAAACCTGTAATCTACTTCCAGTTTGACGGTTTTAGCAACGCGATATATGAAACCCTCCGGGGTAAACCTTTACTTGAAACCAAAATGAAGGCATTTGAAAATTGTAAAAAAGAAGGTATGACGGTTGCCCTTGTTTGTACTCTTGTTAAAGGGATAAATGATCATGAAATTGGCAGGATAATCGACTTTGCTATGAATGAAAGTTACATTAAGATGGTCAACTTCCAGCCCGCTACTCTTGCCGGAAGGCATGACCTGCCGGATAAACAAGACGGGAGAATGACAATTCCGGATGTGATTTCTGAGGTTGAAATCCAAACAAAAGGCACATTGAAGAAAGATAGCTTCATCACGACCCCTTGTCCGTACCCAACCTGTTCGGTATGTGCATATGTTTATAGTAACAATGGAAGAGATGTTGTCTTAACCAGATTCCTGAATTCTGCGGCTTGTCGTGATTATCTCGTTGGTCGTGCAATACCGGATATTGAGGTAGTTGCAAGAATAGAAAAATCCCTGACTACTTTTGGGAGTCTTCTTTCCAGATCTTCCATTTTATCGGGAAATAGTCATGATGATTGTTGCTGCAGTGGGAATTGCAGCGGAATAATCGCTGAAATTGGCAGTGTTCTGGATAACGTAACACTGGTTTCTATCCATGCTTTCATGGACGAGCATAATTTTAGCGTTGAGAGAACAAGGAAGTGCTGTATAACAGAAATAATGCCTGACGGGCGGATGATTCCTTTTTGCTCGTACAATATTCTTTATCGGAAAGAACTGGCTGAACAATTCAGGAACGATACCTATTCATTGTTTGATGCTTAATCGTCAATGGGTTTAAAAATGGATTCGAATGATGTCAAAAAACTTGTAAAAAAAGAATATGGGGAGGTGGCCAAACATGGCTCTTCCTGCTGTGGATCATTGAATTTGTGCTGCAGTCCGACTGATGTGGCTCAGGATATCAGCAAAGAAATAGGCTATTCTGAATCCGAAATGAGCAGTGTTCCCGGAGGATCAAACCTTGGACTTGGCTGTGGGAATCCCACTGCAATAGCATCCCTGCAAGAGGGTGAAACTGTATTGGATCTGGGTTCTGGTGCCGGATTTGATTGCTTCCTCGCAGCAGGCAAAGTGGGCCCAAAGGGAGTAGTCATCGGCGTAGACATGACTCCTGAGATGCTGGAGAAAGCCCGGGAGAATGCCCGGAAAAGTGAGTACGAAAATATAGAATTCAGGCTCGGTGAAATTGAGGCTCTGCCGGTTGCGGATAATTCTGTTGATGTTGTAATTTCGAATTGTGTCATTAATCTCTCCCCCTCCAAGGCGGATGTCTTCAGGGAAATTTTCAGGGTTTTGAAACCCGGTGGCAGGTTTGCCATATCAGATATTGTTCTTCTGCAGGACATACCTGAAAGCATAAAACAATCTGCTGCTGCCTATGTTAGCTGTATTTCCGGTGCTATACTCAAAAGTGACTATCTGGACTTGATAGAAAATACAGGCTTTAAAGACATTGAAATTATCGAGGAAGTGAGATATCCATTTGATCTGGTTGCTGCGATTCTTCCCCCTGAAGAACTGGAAAAAATTCTCGGTGAAGCAAACCTTTCAATGGAAGAAGCCAGAAGCTTTGCAGACTCTGTTATCAGTATCAAGATACATGGAATAAAATCTTAAAAGTTCTCCTTCCAACATCATTTATAAGTACTATTGGCAAGCTCTTTTATTTGGGTACTATTGGGATGTTGCATCCGGATATCGGAAGATGTCAATGTCTTTGTTTACTTGTCAAGAACTTGCAATCCGATTGAATTCTGGGGGAAAATGATGAAGTGGAATAATGTTCCTCTAAAGTCAAGATTGATCCTGTCAATGGTTTTAATTCTTTTTCTCGTTCTCGCAGCCACTACTGCGATTATTATTTCCACTGCAACTTCCCAGCAGGAAGAGCTTGCATATGAGCAATCTATTGAAACAACCAAAAACCTCGCGAATCGATTTAACGGGGATATGCAAAGCTATCATGCAATAGGTCGGACAATTGCCAATTCCATGGTTGAATATGAATCAGGAGACAGAGACGAGGTCAACGCCATTCTAAAACGCCTGATGATTGAAAATCCGAATTTGATAGGTACTTACGTTGCCTTTGAACCCGATGCTTTTGATGGAAAGGACGAATTATATGCCAATACATTCGGGCATGATTCTACAGGCCGTTTTATTCCATACTGGACGAAAATTGGCGGATCCCTTCATCTCGAACCATTGCTTGATTATGATACACTTGATTATTACCAGGGGCCAAAAAATACCAAATCCGAAGTAATAACTGAGCCATATCTGTATCAGGGAGAGTTGATAGTCAGTTACGTAACTCCTGTTATCCGGAATGATGAGTTTCTCGGGATAGGTGGAACTGATGTCTCACTGAATTACATTGATGAGGATGTTAATCAGGTACGGATTTTTGATACCGGATATGCTTTGGCAACCAGCAATGGCGGTATAATCCTGTCCCATCCGGTAAATAAGGAATGGATTGGAGCCAGGACTCTGGCTGATTTCGATGATCCTTTAATTGGACTGATGGCAGAAGATATTCGAAGCGGTAGGGGAGGAAACATTGAAACTCTGGATCCAACCACCGGCAAGGAAGTCATTATGTTCTATGAACCTGTTAAAACCGGGAACTATTCTTTCATTCTTGTTGTACCGAAGGACGAAATGCTTGCTGGAGTGACAGCTCTAAGGAATGATCTTGTTGTTATTTCCACAATCGCCCTGTTTCTTATGGGTGTTCTGGGTTATCTGATTGCTTTGTCAATTACAAGGCCAATTGGTACGATTGTGGACGATTTCAAACATATTTCGGACGATGCCCTTCACGGGAAACTTGATTCCAGGGCGGATACGGATGTTGAAATCGATTTCAAGCAGATACCCGTGGGTTTGAATGAAATACTTGATAGATTAAAAAACAATTCAGATCAACTACGAACTGCTAATATGGAGCTCAGGAAATACTCGGATGAACTGGCAAAGGCTAATGAACAGCTTCAATCCCTTGACCGGATGAAAGATGAATTCCTGTCCAATGTAAGCCATGAACTCAAGACACCTCTGGTTTCCATAATGGGATATGCGGAAGTTATGGATGATGGCTCATTGGGAGAAATTAATGAAGCCCAGAAAAATGCACTTGATACCATTGAGCGCAATTCCGACAGGCTCCGGCGTCTGATTGACTCGCTCCTGTATATTAGCATGGCCCAGTCAGGGCAGGTCAAATACATTTTCGGGCCTGTAAAAATTGATGCTGTAATAGATAACGTTGTTCAAGATCTTTCCATACAGGCACATAATAAGGGTCTGAGTCTGGAGCAAGATGTGGCAGAAGACATATCGCTAATTGACGGTGATCAGAATAAATTGACGGATATGCTCAGCAACCTTGTGGATAACGCTATTAAATTTACACCTACGGGTGGATCAATTACAGTTGAAGCCAGGGAAGATGTTGACTACGTACATATTTCCGTCATCGATACCGGTATAGGAA
The window above is part of the Methanohalophilus levihalophilus genome. Proteins encoded here:
- a CDS encoding radical SAM protein: MGVYKTIKNPEIRIQKSKSVCPVCLQTIDCNIISRNGKVFLQKTCAEHGDFETILFSDSDSYIKAIKENVPGTKPKFIQTKVSKGCPNDCGFCDEHQQHTCVGIIEITDVCNLHCPVCFAASESSFSLPLVKVKEMIDIFVEREDNPEVLQISGGEPTLHPDILEILEYAGKKGILYPVLNTNGIKLADPQFAKQVASTVPEDRSSVGKPVIYFQFDGFSNAIYETLRGKPLLETKMKAFENCKKEGMTVALVCTLVKGINDHEIGRIIDFAMNESYIKMVNFQPATLAGRHDLPDKQDGRMTIPDVISEVEIQTKGTLKKDSFITTPCPYPTCSVCAYVYSNNGRDVVLTRFLNSAACRDYLVGRAIPDIEVVARIEKSLTTFGSLLSRSSILSGNSHDDCCCSGNCSGIIAEIGSVLDNVTLVSIHAFMDEHNFSVERTRKCCITEIMPDGRMIPFCSYNILYRKELAEQFRNDTYSLFDA
- a CDS encoding arsenite methyltransferase encodes the protein MDSNDVKKLVKKEYGEVAKHGSSCCGSLNLCCSPTDVAQDISKEIGYSESEMSSVPGGSNLGLGCGNPTAIASLQEGETVLDLGSGAGFDCFLAAGKVGPKGVVIGVDMTPEMLEKARENARKSEYENIEFRLGEIEALPVADNSVDVVISNCVINLSPSKADVFREIFRVLKPGGRFAISDIVLLQDIPESIKQSAAAYVSCISGAILKSDYLDLIENTGFKDIEIIEEVRYPFDLVAAILPPEELEKILGEANLSMEEARSFADSVISIKIHGIKS
- a CDS encoding sensor histidine kinase — its product is MMKWNNVPLKSRLILSMVLILFLVLAATTAIIISTATSQQEELAYEQSIETTKNLANRFNGDMQSYHAIGRTIANSMVEYESGDRDEVNAILKRLMIENPNLIGTYVAFEPDAFDGKDELYANTFGHDSTGRFIPYWTKIGGSLHLEPLLDYDTLDYYQGPKNTKSEVITEPYLYQGELIVSYVTPVIRNDEFLGIGGTDVSLNYIDEDVNQVRIFDTGYALATSNGGIILSHPVNKEWIGARTLADFDDPLIGLMAEDIRSGRGGNIETLDPTTGKEVIMFYEPVKTGNYSFILVVPKDEMLAGVTALRNDLVVISTIALFLMGVLGYLIALSITRPIGTIVDDFKHISDDALHGKLDSRADTDVEIDFKQIPVGLNEILDRLKNNSDQLRTANMELRKYSDELAKANEQLQSLDRMKDEFLSNVSHELKTPLVSIMGYAEVMDDGSLGEINEAQKNALDTIERNSDRLRRLIDSLLYISMAQSGQVKYIFGPVKIDAVIDNVVQDLSIQAHNKGLSLEQDVAEDISLIDGDQNKLTDMLSNLVDNAIKFTPTGGSITVEAREDVDYVHISVIDTGIGIPRELMPLLFQKFYQIDSSTTRRYGGTGLGLCIAKEIAQAHHGHIWIESGKNQGTTVHIKLPK